The following proteins are co-located in the Camelus bactrianus isolate YW-2024 breed Bactrian camel chromosome 30, ASM4877302v1, whole genome shotgun sequence genome:
- the SKOR2 gene encoding SKI family transcriptional corepressor 2 → MASSPLPGPNDILLASPSSAFQPDALSQPRPGHTNLKPNQVGQVILYGIPIVSLVIDGQERLCLAQISNTLLKNFSYNEIHNRRVALGITCVQCTPVQLEILRRAGAMPISSRRCGMITKREAERLCKSFLGENRPPKLPDNFAFDVSHECAWGCRGSFIPARYNSSRAKCIKCSYCNMYFSPNKFIFHSHRTPDAKYTQPDAANFNSWRRHLKLTDKSPQDELVFAWEDVKAMFNGGSRKRALPQPGAHPTCHPLSSVKAAAVAAAAAVAGGGGLLGPHLLGAPPPPPPPPPLADLAGAPHAHHKRPRFDDDEDSLQEAAVVAAASLSAAAASLSVAAASGGAGAGGGGAGGGCVTGVGAGAGAGAAAGAKGPRSYPVIPVPSKGSFGGVLQKFPGCGGLFPHPYTFPAAAAAFGLCHKKEDAGAAAEALGGAGGAGAAPKAGLSGLFWPAGRKDAFYPPFCMFWPPRTPGGLPVPTYLQPPPQPPSALGCALGESPALLRQAFLDLAEPGGAGASAEAAPPPGQPPPVVANGPGSGPPPPAGGAGARDALFESPPGGSGGDCSAGSTPPADPGVVSGTGVAATGAGPVGARVPAPHHPHLLEGRKAGGGSYHHSSAFRPVGGKDDAESLAKLHGASAGAPHSAQAHHHHHHHHPHHHHHHHPPQPPSPLLLLPPQHDEAGSERHHPAPPPPPPPPPPLAPQPHHRGLLSPGGTSCSYPSEDSSEDEDDEEEEQEVDVEGHKPPEGEEEEEEARDPEDDEEEDEETGVLLGDPLVGGGRFLQGRGLSEKGSSRDRAAAAAGAFPLALNSSRLLQEDGKLGDPGGSDLPAPPPPPLASQKSSGGLSSSPGSPVHHPSLEEQPSYKDNQKTKENNQVILSTKDDNNFSDKNKEHGFFITDSDTSGGDFWRERSGEHTQETNSPHSLKKDVENMGKEELQKVLFEQIDLRRRLEQEFQVLKGNTSFPVFNNFQDQMKRELAYREEMVQQLQIIPYAASLIRKEKLGAHLSKS, encoded by the exons ATGGCTTCCAGCCCGCTGCCGGGGCCCAACGACATCCTACTGGCATCGCCGTCGAGCGCCTTCCAGCCCGACGCGCTGAGCCAGCCGCGGCCGGGCCACACCAACCTCAAACCCAACCAAGTGGGCCAGGTGATCCTCTACGGCATTCCCATCGTGTCGTTGGTGATCGACGGGCAGGAGCGCCTGTGCCTGGCCCAGATCTCCAACACTCTCCTCAAGAACTTCAGCTACAACGAGATCCACAACCGCCGAGTGGCGCTGGGCATCACGTGCGTGCAGTGCACGCCGGTGCAGCTGGAGATCCTGAGGCGCGCCGGGGCCATGCCCATCTCATCGCGCCGCTGCGGCATGATCACTAAGCGTGAGGCTGAGCGCTTGTGCAAATCGTTCCTAGGCGAAAACAGGCCGCCCAAGCTGCCCGACAACTTCGCCTTCGACGTGTCCCACGAGTGCGCCTGGGGCTGCCGCGGCAGCTTCATCCCCGCGCGCTACAACAGCTCCCGCGCCAAGTGCATCAAATGCAGCTACTGCAACATGTACTTTTCGCCCAACAAGTTCATCTTTCACTCCCACCGTACGCCCGACGCCAAGTACACGCAGCCGGACGCAGCCAACTTCAATTCTTGGCGCCGTCATCTCAAGCTCACTGACAAGAGCCCCCAGGACGAGCTAGTCTTCGCCTGGGAGGACGTCAAGGCCATGTTCAACGGCGGGAGCCGAAAGCGCGCGCTGCCCCAGCCGGGCGCGCACCCCACCTGCCATCCGCTCAGCTCGGTCAAGGCGGCGGCTGTGGCAGCGGCGGCTGCcgtggcggggggcgggggactGCTGGGCCCGCACCTGCTAGgggcgcccccgccgccgccgcccccgccacCCCTGGCCGATTTGGCGGGGGCGCCACACGCCCATCACAAGCGACCGCGCTTCGACGACGACGAAGACTCGCTGCAGGAGGCGGCCGTCGTGGCCGCAGCCAGTCTTTCAGCTGCTGCCGCCAGCCTCTCGGTGGCCGCGGCCTCGGGCGGCgccggggcgggcgggggcggcgcCGGGGGCGGCTGCGTGACCGGAGTTGGCGccggcgcgggcgcgggcgcagCGGCTGGCGCCAAAGGCCCGCGCAGCTACCCGGTCATCCCGGTGCCCAGCAAGGGCTCGTTCGGGGGAGTGCTGCAGAAGTTCCCCGGCTGCGGCGGGCTCTTCCCGCATCCTTACACCTTCCCAGCCGCAGCCGCCGCCTTCGGCTTGTGCCACAAGAAGGAGGACGCGGGCGCCGCGGCCGAGGCCCTGGGGGGCGCCGGCGGCGCTGGCGCGGCGCCCAAAGCCGGCCTGTCGGGCCTCTTCTGGCCCGCGGGCCGCAAGGACGCCTTCTACCCGCCCTTCTGCATGTTCTGGCCTCCGCGGACCCCAGGCGGGCTTCCCGTGCCCACATACCTACAGCCCCCGCCGCAGCCGCCCTCGGCCCTCGGCTGCGCACTGGGAGAAAGCCCGGCCCTGCTGCGCCAGGCCTTCCTGGACCTGGCCGAGCCCGGCGGTGCGGGCGCGAGCGCCGAAGCGGCGCCCCCACCGGGTCAGCCCCCTCCGGTCGTGGCCAACGGCCCGGGCTCCGGCCCGCCGCCTCCTGCCGGAGGTGCGGGCGCTCGCGACGCGCTCTTCGAGTCGCCCCCGGGCGGCAGCGGCGGGGACTGCAGCGCGGGCTCCACGCCGCCGGCCGACCCGGGTGTCGTGTCCGGGACCGGGGTCGCGGCCACCGGAGCGGGCCCCGTGGGCGCGCGAGTGCCGGCGCCCCACCACCCGCACCTCCTGGAGGGGCGCAAAGCCGGCGGAGGCAGCTATCACCATTCGAGCGCCTTTCGGCCGGTGGGCGGCAAGGACGACGCAGAAAGCCTGGCCAAGCTGCACGGGGCGTCAGCGGGCGCGCCACACTCGGCCCAAGcgcatcaccaccatcaccaccaccacccgcaccaccaccaccaccaccatcccccgCAGCCCCCGTCACCGCTGCTACTGCTGCCCCCGCAGCACGACGAGGCGGGTTCCGAGCGCCACCacccggccccgccgccgcccccgcccccaccgcccccgCTGGCCCCGCAGCCGCACCACCGAGGCCTTCTGTCCCCCGGCGGCACCAGCTGCAGCTACCCCAGCGAGGACAGCTCCGAGGACGAGGACGACGAGGAAGAAGAGCAGGAGGTGGACGTGGAAGGCCACAAGCCCCCCGAGggcgaggaagaggaggaggaagctcgGGACCCAGAGGACGACGAGGAGGAAGACGAGGAAACCGGGGTCCTGCTAGGGGACCCCTTAGTCGGGGGCGGCCGGTTCCTCCAGGGCCGAGGGTTGTCGGAGAAGGGGAGCAGCCGGGACCGCGCGGCGGCCGCCGCGGGCGCTTTCCCACTCGCCCTGAACTCCTCCAGGCTGCTGCAGGAGGACGGGAAACTGGGCGACCCCGGCGGCTCGGACCTGCctgcgcccccgcccccgccactgGCTTCCCAGAAATCGAGCGGCGGCCTTAGCAGCAGCCCGGGCAGCCCGGTCCACCATCCATCACTGGAGGAGCAGCCCTCCTACAAAGAT AATCAGAAAACTAAGGAAAATAACCAAGTTATTTTATCTACAAAGGATGACAACAACTTCTCAG ATAAGAACAAGGAGCATGGCTTTTTCATCACAGACTCTGACACTTCCGGAGGAGATTTTTGGAGAGAAAGATCAG gtgagCACACGCAAGAGACGAATTCACCCCATTCACTCAAAAAGGATGTAGAAAATATGGGGAAAG aaGAACTTCAGAAGGTTTTATTTGAACAAATTGATTTACGGAGACGACTAGAACAAGAATTCCAAGTGTTAAAAGGAAATACATCTTTCCCAGTATTCA